The Candidatus Omnitrophota bacterium genome window below encodes:
- a CDS encoding ATPase, T2SS/T4P/T4SS family, with protein sequence MFSLKDRLKEILIQDNIIKQEDLDKALADQKENGGELSKILVKLGLISEDNLTLLLSRGLGMPPIDVTRLKIDPEVVKMIPQEVAVNYKIIPVSRIGDSLTLAMADPLNIFAIDNVKALTGLAINPIIGRTKDIMQAIETYYTGDTTTQFSKIIKDMVDTENLELIKETNLDMARDDIEHLTQDAPIIKLTDAIIKQAVNAKASDIFIEPMEKTLRIRYRVDGMIREMDRMARSLHVSIVSRIKVIANLDISEHRLPQDGRIKLLISGKEVDLRVSILPAAYGENVVLRILDKTSAMLDILKLGFNDSTMEDLKKVSMRPHGMILACGPTGCGKTTTLYSILKYIDSPEKNIITVEDPVEYQMKGISQVNVRTEVGLTFSASLRSILRQDPDIILIGEIRDFETLDIAVKAALTGHLVLSSLHTTTAAGSVVRMMNMGLEPFLLCSSVLAIVSQRLLRKVCTVCKESYTLSAEAAKKLGLGKIVHDKEISLFRAKGCKQCFNSGYSGRVGISEILVLTPKVRDLIMARGGEFRIKEAGRSEGMVTMREDGFQKMLAGVTTLEEILRITAPDDIGIKG encoded by the coding sequence ATGTTTTCCCTCAAAGATAGATTAAAAGAGATCCTTATCCAGGATAACATTATCAAGCAAGAAGATCTGGATAAGGCTTTGGCCGACCAGAAAGAAAACGGCGGGGAATTAAGTAAGATCCTCGTTAAGCTTGGACTGATTTCCGAAGATAACCTCACGCTTTTATTAAGCCGTGGTTTAGGCATGCCGCCCATTGATGTTACTCGCCTGAAAATTGATCCCGAAGTTGTTAAAATGATCCCCCAGGAAGTCGCTGTTAATTACAAGATCATTCCTGTTTCAAGGATCGGTGACAGCCTCACGCTTGCCATGGCAGACCCGCTTAATATTTTTGCCATTGACAATGTGAAAGCTTTAACCGGCCTTGCCATTAATCCCATCATCGGGCGCACCAAAGATATCATGCAAGCCATCGAGACGTATTATACCGGCGACACGACAACGCAATTCAGCAAGATCATTAAAGATATGGTTGATACGGAAAATCTTGAGCTGATCAAGGAAACCAATCTTGATATGGCCAGGGATGATATTGAGCATTTAACACAAGATGCGCCGATCATTAAATTAACGGATGCGATCATTAAACAAGCAGTCAATGCCAAGGCGAGTGATATTTTTATAGAACCCATGGAAAAAACTTTGCGCATTCGCTATCGCGTCGATGGAATGATCCGGGAAATGGACCGCATGGCCAGAAGCCTTCACGTCTCCATTGTGTCACGCATTAAAGTTATCGCTAATCTGGACATCTCTGAACATCGCTTGCCCCAAGACGGCCGCATCAAGCTTTTAATTTCCGGAAAAGAAGTTGATCTGCGCGTGAGTATTCTGCCGGCGGCATACGGAGAGAATGTGGTTCTTAGAATTTTGGACAAAACCTCGGCTATGTTGGATATTTTAAAGCTAGGTTTTAATGATAGCACGATGGAAGATCTAAAAAAAGTTTCCATGCGTCCTCATGGGATGATCTTGGCTTGCGGTCCGACGGGTTGCGGAAAAACGACAACGCTTTATTCTATTTTAAAATATATTGATTCTCCGGAAAAAAATATTATCACCGTCGAAGACCCCGTCGAGTATCAGATGAAAGGTATTAGTCAGGTTAATGTGAGAACGGAAGTGGGATTAACGTTTTCCGCGAGCTTGCGGTCTATTTTACGTCAAGATCCCGACATTATTCTGATCGGAGAAATTCGTGATTTTGAAACCTTGGATATTGCTGTTAAGGCGGCGCTTACGGGCCATTTGGTCTTAAGTTCTTTGCATACGACGACGGCAGCCGGTTCGGTGGTACGCATGATGAATATGGGGTTGGAGCCATTTTTACTTTGCTCCTCTGTTTTAGCGATCGTGTCACAGCGTTTACTTCGCAAAGTTTGTACGGTTTGCAAAGAATCTTATACGCTTTCGGCGGAAGCCGCAAAAAAATTAGGTTTGGGTAAAATTGTACACGATAAAGAAATTTCTTTGTTTCGAGCCAAGGGATGTAAACAATGTTTCAACAGCGGTTATAGCGGAAGAGTCGGCATTAGCGAGATCCTTGTTTTAACACCCAAGGTCAGAGATTTGATCATGGCACGCGGCGGAGAATTTCGCATCAAGGAGGCAGGGCGTTCGGAAGGTATGGTGACCATGAGAGAAGATGGTTTTCAAAAAATGCTAGCAGGCGTCACAACGCTCGAGGAAATCTTGCGCATTACAGCTCCGGACGATATCGGGATCAAGGGATAA
- a CDS encoding ATPase, T2SS/T4P/T4SS family — protein sequence MAKTLKEKILDSLIELKSLKKEDVDSAVTLQKSKGISLEKALIEKGLVTEQEFLILLVKELNIPPINLAKYKIDPGLQQVIPERISRQYHVIPISELGHTITIAVSDPFNIFAIDDLKSITGRDIDVTISTETEILQAIDNFYGTKKDVNVADVTKDITADGLEVIGEQQSESAEVSLEESEQAPIVKMVDLVIKEALRQRASDIHIEPTPDNMRVRYRVDGILNDILNIPKANQNAVIVRIKIMSRLDITETRIPQDGRFKMRVANKEVDFRVSLLPTTFGQKIVMRILDKSSLSIGLEGLGFFPDSVEHFKEAIAKPFGMILITGPTGSGKSTTLYSIVNKLNTVDRNIVTVEDPVEYLVEGLTQVHVRADIGLTFSSGLRSLLRQSPDIIMVGEIRDSETADIAIKASLTGQLVFSTLHTNDAPGALTRLVDMGVEPFLVASSLVMVCAQRLCRKICSKCKEPVNIPDSALKSFKHKIPKDAVFYHGKGCDNCKKTGYRGRMGVLEMFAVDDPVREMLVKGCSSGEIKDYAVKEKGMLTLFDDAFRKFTSGMTTLEEVLRVTSEE from the coding sequence ATGGCAAAAACATTAAAAGAAAAAATTCTGGATTCTTTGATCGAGCTTAAGAGCCTAAAGAAAGAGGACGTTGATTCGGCTGTTACGCTGCAGAAATCAAAAGGGATAAGTCTTGAAAAAGCTCTGATCGAAAAGGGGTTAGTCACCGAGCAAGAATTTCTTATTTTACTCGTCAAGGAACTTAATATCCCTCCGATCAATCTGGCAAAATATAAAATTGATCCCGGCTTACAACAGGTCATTCCTGAGCGGATTTCCCGTCAGTACCACGTTATTCCTATCTCCGAGTTAGGGCACACTATTACGATCGCGGTTTCTGATCCTTTCAATATTTTTGCCATTGACGATCTGAAAAGTATCACGGGAAGAGATATTGATGTGACGATCAGCACGGAAACAGAGATTCTCCAGGCTATTGATAATTTTTATGGAACAAAAAAAGATGTCAATGTCGCAGATGTTACCAAGGATATCACGGCAGACGGGCTTGAAGTTATCGGCGAACAACAGTCGGAATCGGCGGAAGTTTCTCTTGAGGAAAGTGAACAGGCGCCCATTGTCAAGATGGTCGACCTTGTTATTAAGGAGGCCTTAAGACAGCGCGCCTCTGACATCCATATTGAACCGACGCCTGATAATATGCGCGTTCGTTATCGCGTTGATGGTATTTTAAACGACATCCTCAATATTCCCAAAGCCAATCAAAACGCGGTGATCGTAAGAATCAAAATTATGTCTCGGCTGGATATTACTGAAACGCGTATTCCGCAAGACGGCCGGTTTAAAATGCGGGTCGCTAATAAGGAAGTTGATTTTCGCGTTTCACTTCTTCCGACAACATTCGGCCAAAAAATCGTTATGAGAATTTTGGATAAATCGAGTTTATCGATCGGCCTGGAAGGGCTTGGTTTTTTTCCTGATTCCGTCGAACATTTCAAGGAGGCCATTGCGAAACCTTTCGGCATGATCCTTATTACGGGGCCGACGGGAAGCGGAAAATCAACAACGCTATATTCCATCGTTAATAAATTAAATACGGTTGACAGGAATATTGTTACGGTTGAAGACCCTGTAGAATATTTGGTCGAAGGATTGACTCAAGTGCATGTTCGCGCTGATATCGGACTGACGTTTTCTTCCGGATTGAGATCTTTGCTGCGCCAAAGCCCTGATATCATCATGGTCGGTGAAATTCGCGATTCCGAAACAGCGGATATTGCCATTAAAGCTTCCTTAACGGGCCAACTTGTTTTCTCAACACTGCATACCAATGATGCGCCGGGTGCCTTGACGCGTCTTGTGGATATGGGCGTTGAACCGTTTTTGGTTGCATCCAGCTTGGTAATGGTTTGTGCTCAGCGTTTATGCCGGAAGATTTGTTCAAAATGTAAAGAGCCCGTCAATATCCCGGATTCGGCCCTGAAAAGTTTTAAACACAAAATCCCCAAGGACGCAGTTTTTTACCACGGTAAAGGATGTGATAATTGCAAAAAAACCGGTTATCGAGGCCGTATGGGTGTTTTAGAAATGTTTGCGGTTGATGATCCTGTACGAGAGATGCTGGTTAAAGGGTGTTCTTCGGGGGAAATCAAAGATTACGCGGTAAAAGAAAAAGGGATGTTAACGCTTTTTGACGATGCGTTTCGAAAGTTTACGTCAGGGATGACGACCTTAGAAGAAGTTTTGAGAGTCACTTCGGAAGAATAA